TCAAGCCGGGATGAATGCAAGACCATTTCAAGTCCTTTGCGCATTTTATCCAGCTCATCCTGAATACTGCCAGCCGTCTCATCTTCCACGTCTTCCAAGGTCAGTTGGATAATGGACAACGGTGTCTTCATCTGATGGACCCAGCGATTCATGAATACCACCTGCTGTTCTTTGCTGGAACGTAACTGACCAATCTCGTTCTGCCGATTACGCTCCAGTTCGTGTAACAATTCCTGGATAGCCTCAGCTACAACCGAATTTCCAAGCGTCTGAAAAGGCTCTTTTACCCATTTGCGTGGTTGTTGAAGTAGATGATAATACGCTCTTAGCTGGAAGTAACGTACGACCAGATAGACCAGTAGCACAACGGTACTAATCAGCATGCCATAGAGGATAATTTTCATCGGGCGATCTTCACCAGAGAGCCAATACACACACGGAACAAGCAGCATCTGCAGCACATAAAATCCAACTAACATCTGGTGGTCTTTCAGGAAAAGTTTCATTTCCCTTGTCCTTGTGCAGAGGGACCCAGATCCAACACGCGATAACCCGCTCCGCGAACCGTCTCCAAAATCTCTTCTGCACCCAGTTCCTTCAACTTCCGGCGTACCCGTGTAATATATACATTCAACGTATTATCATCAATAAAATGCTGATCTTCCCACATCTGTTCAAGTAATTTTTCCCGGCTGACCACTCGACCTGCCTTCACCATCAGTGCTTCCACCAGTATAGCTTCCTTCTGAGTCAGCTCTGTTGAGCGTTCATCATATTCCAATATGAATCTCTCAGGATAAAGAATCATGGGACCGTTATTCACTTTCAATTCCTGCTGCACAGCAGCGTAAGAACCATAGGCTCTTCTCAGCTGACTGCGGACTTTGGCAAGAACGACTTCATATTGAAAAGGTTTTGTAATATAATCATCCGCTCCATGCTCCAATGCCATAATCTGATCCATGCCGCTATCCCGAGCGGATATGAATAGAATGGGACATATGGAATGTGTGCGTATCTGTCTGCACCAGTAGTATCCATCATATTGAGGCAAATTCACATCCATCAGCACAAGATCCGGTTCCATCTTCACGAATTCATCCAATACATGACGAAAATCACCGGTGACCTGTACCTGGAATCCATTTCGGTTCAGATAAGCCGCCAGCAATCCTGCAAGCTTGGCATCATCTTCAACCAACAATATCGACTGCATCGTTAACCCTCTTTCCGTTTCCTGACGTTAATGTATCACATCTAGTTACCCATTTTAGTTGGAAACGGCTTGGAAATAAAGGGTCAGACTACGAGACGCCCCCTTCTCTCTGCCAAACCAATGATAGCTTCCACTCCTGAATTAAACTCAAGAAAGTCCTGCTCAACCCCATCGCTGAAAATAACACCATCCTCTGGCATCTGGGATACAATGTGCAGTGGTTGCTTCGAATGAATCTGTCCAAACACCAGGTTGGCCGCTGTCGTTCGGCTTGGAAAGGGTTCTCTTACTGAGAAATACAAGTACGGCGCATCCCAGTTAAACTGATTCAGCTCCTGCCTGCTTTTATGAATGGATGAGGATGCAACAGCAACCTCAGCTTCCGAATTCATGTCCTGCCATGCTGACGATGCTACAATTCCGGTGGCCCCGGCCAGCACACTTTTGAACCAGCCTGTCGATCCCATGCCTGTCGATACAATGATACCGCTCGAGGATTGTTGTTCTGCGGATGTACCCAAACGCACTTCATAACGTGCCGATACATGTGTCTTTCGACCAATGAACAGATCGTTGACGCCATATAGATACTGTCCATCATTGAGTTCCACTTTAGCGAGAGTGACTTCTTTCAAAGTCCGTTGCTTTCGAATGACATCAGGAACAATGAAGCTCAGATCCTCCACGGTAAAAGGTAATAACACCCCGTCCCACCGCATCGGGTCCGGGTTCACACCAATGAGCGGCTGCTCGGTTACGTATTTGAGGGTATTGGCTACAAGGCCATCCTGTCCAACCACCACTACGATATCCTGCTCTCCAAAAATAAAGTTCGGCACATGTTCCCGATCAATGGTCTGTACACGGCCCAATTGCCCCAGTTGCTGCTGCGCCTGCTGCACAGATAACCGATAACGATGGTCTTCCTCCATATAATCACTGAAGTCGGCGCCCAGACGTTCAATATAAAACTGAGCTTGCTGCACCGTGTTATATCGAACCACCAACTCTTCCAGTCGGGTCCGACGCTTAACGAGAATGAGCTTGTGTTCACTCATTCGATCGTCCGGCGCAGCCTGATGACGTACTGATTTCCCTGCTTGCTCTGTCTGCTCTCTTCTTCCTAATCTCATCGCCCTCTACCTCCCTGATCTCTGCCCGGCGCGGGAGCCATCAACCCCTGCAACAGATCCGGCGAGATATTAAGCTGTCCGATCTTGCCTGCATTTTCAGCCAGCTCCTGGAATGCAAGTGCAATCAGCTTATCGGAATTCATGCCCATGTTTGCCATCGCTTGCAGTACATTGGGCTGTACATGTTGCAACGAATTCATCACGGCAGCGATCTCATACGCTTTTGCATCGGCTTCGGCATTGTGATTGGCAATGGTTAATTCAATCAGTTGCTGCTTGCGTTCCTCCATCGCTGTATTGAACTGAAGCTGCTCCTGCTCCATCTCGTTTTGTTTCTGTTTCACCGAGCGCTCTGCCTGCAATTGGGTCTCACGAATTTGCTGTTTCTTCGTCTCCACGGCAATTTCCGTGTTCAGTTCGTTCTCCTTCACTCGTCTCTCCTGTTCAATCGATGCATTGCGACGCACATACAGCGCTTCATCTGCTTGACGTAAGATCTCTTCCCGCGCTTGTGCTTCCAATGCGCGCATCGTCTCTTTATTGGGCAGAATGGCCAGAATGGATAGACTCATCAGCTCAACGCCCAGTTTCTCCAACTCTTCACTTTGCACAACTTCGCGTTTCATGCTGCTTGCCAGCCGTTCACTGGATTGAATGGCCTCCTTCAACGGCATTTTCTCCAGATATTTCTTGGTTAGTACTTTCGCTGTGGTGATTACCCGTTGGTCCAGTTTGCCGGGGTCGTCGGAAATATACCGATTCTTGCGCAAATTGTATGTGTAATTCAGGCTCTGTGTTATTTTCAAATAATCTACAATGCGATAGCTTAGTTGTCCCTGCACTGTAACGGTTTGATAGTCCGCCGTAATCTCTTCGAACATGAATGGTACATCCACCGAGGACACGGGTAGGACCACTACCGATGTGGTCGGCTCATAGTAATAAAAGGACAATCCAACACCCTGACGTTTTACCTCACCATTTTTCACTTTCATTACATATTCACTGGGTTGAAACTTCGCAAATCGGAATCCAAACATGGCTCATTCCCCATTTCTTAATATTGTCGTTTTGATATTATCGAAATGATATCAAACGAAAATGATATTGTCAATACGACATTAACAAAATGTTTATATGCCTATGTAAAGAAAGCGGGTCCGTTCTATATAAGTTGAACTAAAGATTATTTACACTGACACTCCGATGACAGAATAACCTTCTAATCGCTGTTATCCCCAGATTTTTTCGATCCCCTTTTCTAAAGGGAAAATCCGGTGATAGCATATGCTTCCGATGTAGCTTTCTTTCAGAAAGCTTTTAGGCGAACGCTTCGCTTTTTCAGTTTTTTCTGTCCTCTCCGTTATCATGTAAATCAATAGTTAAACTTATATAATCTCTTTTCACAAAAAATAAAGAGACCGAATCATATGATCCGATCTCTTTAGCTACTTCGTTATTTTCTATTCATGAGTGTTGATAATGCCATCAAGCATCATCCTTCATAATCAAAAGTGGGCTTTTTGAACTACCTCTAATACAGTTGTTCCATCAATCTGGCTACCGCAACAGCCCCTTGTGCACGGTTCGCCGTTTCTTTCGGAGCAAACGTGCCATCAGGCATGCCATTCAGCAGTCCAAGTTGTTGCATCGAGGCTACAGCCTCTTTGGCGTATGGCGCGATCTCATCGTTGTCTACAAACACCATATTTCCTGGTACAGAATGGGTTGCATCCTCACGCTGAACAACCTTCAGTGCTCTGTTCAGCATAACGGCCATATCTTCTCGCGAAATACGTTCATTGGCTCCAAAGCTTCCATCTGCTCGGCCTTGAATAATGTTCATTTCAATGCCAAGTCTTACTGAATCGGCATACCACTGCCCTTCCTTCACATCCGTTGGGGTTGAAATAGATGGATCCGGCTGGCGTGTATCACCAATACCTTTAATTATCATTTGCAAAAATTGTGCTCTGGTCAGTTCACCTTGCGGGGCGAAACGAGTTGCGCTCATCCCCGCAATAATTCCCTTACCGTAAAGGTTCTGCACTTCTTGGAGAGCCCAGTTGTAATTTTGCAGATCATGTAATGGTACTTCAACTTCTGTAATGACATAACTGCCGGATTCCAGCGGTTTGAACGCCATCGTCTTTGTTTTGTCATCGTACTTGGAGTACGTAACAGGTTTCATTTCCCCACTTGAAGATATGGAATGTACGATCATAACCACATCATTCAGCTTAGGCTGCTCTACACTGGATAGAGCAATTTCAATCGCTCTGTTTGTCCATGATATTGGCTTATTGTTCATTAATAAATTCACATCAACAATCGTATGATGACCGATTGCTTTTTTTTGAGATGTGGATAGTGCATCTGTTGATCCTTTTGCCACTACAATGTCGAACGTTCCCGCAGTCTCTGCAATGTTTAGCGGCAGTGATTTTAGAGGAACACGAACGGTAGTCTGTCCTACGACTACATCCAGGGATTTCACTTCCTCGGAACGAATCCATGCCGCCAGTTGACTTGCAGCCAATTGGAATGTGACTGTGTTGGCTGTGTCAGGCACATCTGCAATCAGCTTCAACGTACGATTTCCTGCATCCATGGATTGCAGTGCCTGAGTTAATAGAGATACATCTGGACGAATTGAATACTTGTCATCCCCGGTTGCTGTTCCTTTTACCGTTAT
The window above is part of the Paenibacillus sp. 1781tsa1 genome. Proteins encoded here:
- a CDS encoding HAMP domain-containing sensor histidine kinase; the encoded protein is MKLFLKDHQMLVGFYVLQMLLVPCVYWLSGEDRPMKIILYGMLISTVVLLVYLVVRYFQLRAYYHLLQQPRKWVKEPFQTLGNSVVAEAIQELLHELERNRQNEIGQLRSSKEQQVVFMNRWVHQMKTPLSIIQLTLEDVEDETAGSIQDELDKMRKGLEMVLHSSRLEQFEGDFRVELLSLQEVLRSSIAENRRLFIRKGITPDIRMEEGLKIYSDSKWLRFMFTQILTNAVNYSDSKSGKKVFITGYNQGERTILDIQDEGIGISSEDIYRVFNPYFTGERGRQYHESTGMGLYLVREISARLDNRVELFSELNKGTLVRFSWVHTKVPQ
- a CDS encoding response regulator transcription factor; its protein translation is MQSILLVEDDAKLAGLLAAYLNRNGFQVQVTGDFRHVLDEFVKMEPDLVLMDVNLPQYDGYYWCRQIRTHSICPILFISARDSGMDQIMALEHGADDYITKPFQYEVVLAKVRSQLRRAYGSYAAVQQELKVNNGPMILYPERFILEYDERSTELTQKEAILVEALMVKAGRVVSREKLLEQMWEDQHFIDDNTLNVYITRVRRKLKELGAEEILETVRGAGYRVLDLGPSAQGQGK
- a CDS encoding sugar kinase, with the translated sequence MSEHKLILVKRRTRLEELVVRYNTVQQAQFYIERLGADFSDYMEEDHRYRLSVQQAQQQLGQLGRVQTIDREHVPNFIFGEQDIVVVVGQDGLVANTLKYVTEQPLIGVNPDPMRWDGVLLPFTVEDLSFIVPDVIRKQRTLKEVTLAKVELNDGQYLYGVNDLFIGRKTHVSARYEVRLGTSAEQQSSSGIIVSTGMGSTGWFKSVLAGATGIVASSAWQDMNSEAEVAVASSSIHKSRQELNQFNWDAPYLYFSVREPFPSRTTAANLVFGQIHSKQPLHIVSQMPEDGVIFSDGVEQDFLEFNSGVEAIIGLAERRGRLVV
- a CDS encoding SPFH domain-containing protein, with protein sequence MFGFRFAKFQPSEYVMKVKNGEVKRQGVGLSFYYYEPTTSVVVLPVSSVDVPFMFEEITADYQTVTVQGQLSYRIVDYLKITQSLNYTYNLRKNRYISDDPGKLDQRVITTAKVLTKKYLEKMPLKEAIQSSERLASSMKREVVQSEELEKLGVELMSLSILAILPNKETMRALEAQAREEILRQADEALYVRRNASIEQERRVKENELNTEIAVETKKQQIRETQLQAERSVKQKQNEMEQEQLQFNTAMEERKQQLIELTIANHNAEADAKAYEIAAVMNSLQHVQPNVLQAMANMGMNSDKLIALAFQELAENAGKIGQLNISPDLLQGLMAPAPGRDQGGRGR